A single window of Micrococcaceae bacterium Sec5.1 DNA harbors:
- a CDS encoding Gfo/Idh/MocA family oxidoreductase has product MVGYSFMGAVHSHAWRTAPRFFDLPLAPELTALAGRNASAAQAAAAKLGWDSVESDWRRLIDRDDIDLIDICSPGNTHAEIAIAALEAGKHVLCEKPLANSVAEAEKMTAVASSAAERGVYSMCGFTYRRTPALALAKRMVDDGRLGELRHVRAQYLQDWLADPDAPLTWRLDKSKSGSGSLGDIGAHSIDAAQWITGSNITGVSALMETFVKERPIGGDFVGLGGHGGADGPRGPVTVDDAAIFTARFGGKTRDGGDPAITGGGTTAVERSTHAGPIGVFEATRFALGRKNAMRLELNGTLGSLAFDFEDMNVLSFYDASAEDAGFRRIIVTEPSHPYVGNWWPTGHGLGYEHGFTHQVVDLVNAIAEDRQPEPSFADALQVQKVLAAVEASAEAESRWQKV; this is encoded by the coding sequence ATGGTGGGCTACTCCTTCATGGGTGCCGTCCACTCGCATGCCTGGCGAACGGCGCCACGCTTCTTCGATCTCCCACTTGCGCCCGAGCTGACGGCGCTGGCTGGCAGAAATGCTTCTGCTGCTCAGGCGGCCGCGGCCAAGCTCGGCTGGGATTCCGTGGAGAGCGATTGGCGTCGCCTGATCGACCGCGACGACATTGACCTGATCGACATCTGTTCCCCGGGCAACACTCACGCCGAGATTGCGATTGCTGCCCTGGAAGCCGGCAAACACGTGCTGTGCGAGAAACCCTTGGCCAACAGTGTGGCTGAGGCTGAGAAGATGACCGCTGTGGCATCCTCGGCCGCTGAGCGGGGCGTGTACTCGATGTGCGGGTTCACGTATCGGCGAACTCCTGCACTGGCCCTTGCTAAGCGGATGGTGGACGACGGCCGGTTGGGCGAGCTCCGCCACGTCAGGGCACAGTATCTCCAGGACTGGTTGGCGGATCCGGACGCGCCCCTGACATGGCGGCTGGACAAGTCAAAGTCCGGCTCTGGCTCACTCGGTGATATCGGCGCCCACAGTATCGACGCCGCACAGTGGATCACCGGGTCCAACATCACAGGGGTTTCAGCCCTTATGGAGACGTTCGTGAAGGAACGGCCAATCGGTGGTGACTTCGTTGGGCTCGGCGGGCACGGTGGTGCAGACGGTCCGCGCGGTCCGGTAACTGTGGACGACGCCGCGATCTTTACGGCCCGTTTCGGCGGAAAGACGCGCGACGGCGGTGACCCAGCAATAACGGGTGGCGGCACGACCGCCGTCGAGCGTTCCACCCACGCCGGCCCGATCGGCGTGTTCGAGGCGACTCGGTTTGCCCTGGGAAGGAAGAACGCCATGCGACTGGAACTCAATGGCACGCTCGGCTCCTTGGCATTCGACTTCGAGGACATGAACGTCTTGTCCTTTTACGATGCTTCGGCCGAGGACGCGGGCTTCCGGCGGATCATCGTGACGGAACCATCGCACCCCTACGTCGGGAACTGGTGGCCCACCGGACACGGCTTGGGCTACGAGCACGGGTTCACACATCAGGTGGTGGACCTCGTGAACGCCATCGCTGAGGATCGCCAGCCGGAGCCATCATTCGCAGATGCTTTGCAGGTCCAGAAGGTGTTAGCGGCAGTGGAGGCCAGCGCCGAGGCTGAGAGCCGCTGGCAGAAGGTGTGA
- a CDS encoding GNAT family protein, whose product MSSIEPVTLTGKFVSLEPLRPGHHDDLVEAAKDGELWKLWYTSVPTPEGMAAEIERRLGLQTEGSMVPFATRLNSTGKVIGMTTYMNIDAATPRVEIGSTWNAASVHGTGTNPDSKLLLLRHAFEALGCPAVEFRTHWLNHQSRDAIARLGAKQDGVLRNHSRSKDGTLRDTVVFSILEHEWPAVRNGLEFRLARYGA is encoded by the coding sequence GTGAGCTCGATTGAACCCGTTACCCTGACCGGCAAATTCGTGAGCCTTGAACCGTTGCGGCCAGGTCACCACGACGACCTTGTGGAGGCGGCCAAGGACGGTGAACTCTGGAAGCTCTGGTACACCTCCGTACCCACTCCGGAAGGTATGGCTGCCGAGATTGAGCGGCGGCTGGGCCTGCAAACCGAAGGGTCCATGGTGCCCTTCGCTACCCGGCTCAACAGCACGGGCAAGGTCATCGGGATGACGACGTACATGAACATTGACGCCGCCACCCCGCGCGTTGAGATCGGCTCGACTTGGAACGCCGCGTCCGTGCACGGCACGGGCACCAACCCCGACTCCAAACTGCTGCTCCTTAGGCATGCCTTTGAGGCCCTTGGCTGCCCCGCCGTCGAATTCCGTACGCACTGGCTCAACCACCAGTCCCGCGACGCGATCGCCCGACTCGGCGCCAAGCAGGACGGTGTGCTCCGGAACCACTCGCGCAGCAAGGACGGCACCCTCCGCGACACAGTGGTGTTCTCCATACTGGAACACGAATGGCCAGCGGTGCGGAACGGCCTGGAGTTCAGGCTGGCAAGGTACGGCGCATAG
- a CDS encoding enoyl-CoA hydratase/isomerase family protein: MALNQEDFSTLLLEERDDRLTVLLNRPEVRNAIDQTMVDELHLVCAELERNPKVLIIAGTDGVFASGADIGQLRERRRDDALRGINSTIFMRIAKLPMPVIAALDGYCLGGGAELAYAADFRIGTPSVRIGNPETGLGILAAAGASWRLKELVGEPKAKEILLAGAVLRAEEALRISLITEIHEAPELMEAAHNLVDRIGRQDPLAVRITKSVFHAPAEAHPLIDTLAQGILFESQAKFDRMQAFLDRKSAKAASSSPTANDDRTQK; the protein is encoded by the coding sequence ATGGCACTGAACCAGGAAGACTTCAGCACACTTCTCCTCGAGGAACGCGACGACAGGCTCACTGTTCTTCTCAACCGTCCCGAAGTACGCAACGCGATCGACCAGACCATGGTGGACGAGCTTCACCTTGTCTGTGCCGAACTGGAGCGCAACCCCAAGGTCCTGATCATCGCGGGCACTGACGGCGTTTTCGCCTCGGGCGCGGACATTGGACAGCTCCGGGAACGCCGACGGGATGACGCACTGCGGGGGATCAACTCAACCATCTTCATGCGCATCGCCAAGCTGCCCATGCCCGTCATCGCAGCGCTGGACGGCTATTGCCTCGGTGGCGGTGCGGAGCTTGCCTATGCGGCAGACTTCCGCATCGGGACCCCCAGTGTGCGGATTGGCAATCCCGAAACAGGGCTGGGAATCCTTGCTGCAGCCGGTGCCAGTTGGCGGCTCAAGGAGCTTGTGGGTGAACCGAAGGCCAAAGAAATCCTCCTCGCCGGCGCGGTGTTGCGGGCCGAGGAAGCGCTGCGAATCAGCTTGATCACCGAGATTCACGAGGCCCCTGAGCTCATGGAGGCCGCGCACAATCTGGTTGACAGGATCGGCCGCCAGGACCCCCTTGCCGTCCGCATTACCAAGTCGGTGTTCCACGCTCCTGCGGAAGCGCACCCGCTGATCGATACCCTTGCCCAAGGGATCCTCTTCGAATCCCAGGCCAAGTTCGACAGGATGCAGGCTTTCCTGGATAGGAAATCGGCGAAGGCCGCCAGCTCATCCCCGACTGCCAACGATGACAGGACCCAGAAATGA
- a CDS encoding amino acid permease: MPQSTPTDLQNPTATPNAVDSTLSAEGYQKTLSRRHVTMIAMGGAIGVGLFMGAGGRLASTGPALIFSYAIAGVIAYLLMRALGELIMYRQTSGSFVSYAGEMFGKKGAFLSGWMYFINWAMTGIAELIAIGLYFQFFFPNVPVELSAIAALVLLVAVNLFSVKAFGEFEFWASCLKVAAILIFLAVGTFMVVTNAQVGTGHASVGNLFHDDGGMFPKGGLVMILVLNAVIFAYNAIELVGITAGEMQNPEREVPKAIRAVVIRIIVFYVGSVMLLAMLLPSDQYKAGTSPFVTVFGQMGLGWMGDVMNMIVITAALSSCNSGLYSIGRIFRTMANNGHAPQWLTKMSSRHVPYAAILAIGGVYLVGILLNIWLGGSHAFDLALNTASIGVIFTWGSIFASQIALRKKRGNVSTLPMPGSPWTSWLGLIALLAITILIGFDTMTDKTTGEVFLLGLWTLATIPFFALVLWLGWQKVKNNEPKSELFS; the protein is encoded by the coding sequence GTGCCGCAAAGTACCCCCACAGATCTCCAGAACCCGACGGCCACACCCAACGCCGTCGATTCAACCCTCAGCGCTGAGGGATACCAGAAGACCCTGAGCCGGCGCCACGTCACCATGATCGCCATGGGTGGCGCAATCGGCGTCGGTCTGTTCATGGGCGCCGGTGGCCGCTTGGCCTCCACCGGCCCGGCCCTGATTTTCTCCTACGCAATCGCCGGCGTCATCGCTTACCTGCTGATGCGCGCCCTCGGTGAGCTCATCATGTACCGCCAGACCTCGGGCTCGTTCGTGAGCTACGCCGGCGAAATGTTCGGCAAGAAGGGCGCCTTCCTTTCAGGCTGGATGTACTTCATCAACTGGGCCATGACAGGCATTGCCGAGCTCATCGCGATCGGCCTGTACTTCCAGTTCTTCTTCCCGAACGTTCCCGTTGAACTCTCTGCCATCGCAGCGCTGGTGCTGCTGGTGGCCGTGAACCTGTTCAGCGTCAAGGCGTTCGGCGAGTTCGAATTCTGGGCCTCCTGCCTCAAGGTCGCAGCCATCCTGATCTTCCTTGCCGTTGGGACCTTCATGGTTGTCACCAACGCGCAGGTGGGTACCGGCCACGCTTCGGTGGGCAACTTGTTCCACGACGACGGCGGTATGTTCCCCAAGGGCGGCCTGGTCATGATCCTGGTCCTCAACGCCGTGATCTTCGCCTACAACGCGATCGAACTCGTCGGTATTACCGCTGGTGAGATGCAGAACCCGGAACGCGAAGTTCCCAAGGCGATCCGCGCCGTCGTGATCCGCATTATCGTCTTCTACGTCGGTTCGGTGATGCTCCTTGCGATGCTGCTGCCGTCGGACCAGTACAAGGCGGGCACCTCGCCGTTCGTGACTGTGTTCGGCCAGATGGGTCTCGGCTGGATGGGCGACGTCATGAACATGATCGTCATTACCGCCGCGCTGTCCTCCTGCAACTCGGGCCTGTACTCGATCGGCCGCATCTTCCGGACTATGGCCAACAACGGCCACGCCCCGCAGTGGCTCACCAAAATGTCCTCCCGCCACGTGCCGTACGCGGCCATCCTGGCGATCGGCGGCGTCTACCTGGTGGGCATCCTGCTTAACATCTGGCTGGGTGGCTCCCACGCGTTCGACCTCGCGCTGAACACGGCCTCCATTGGTGTGATCTTCACCTGGGGCTCCATCTTCGCGAGCCAGATTGCCCTGCGGAAGAAACGCGGCAACGTCTCCACCCTGCCGATGCCCGGTTCGCCTTGGACCAGCTGGTTGGGCCTCATTGCGCTGCTGGCCATCACCATTCTGATTGGCTTCGACACCATGACGGATAAGACAACCGGTGAGGTCTTCCTCCTGGGTCTCTGGACCCTGGCGACCATTCCGTTCTTCGCCCTGGTCCTGTGGCTTGGCTGGCAGAAGGTCAAGAACAACGAGCCGAAGAGCGAACTCTTCAGCTAA
- a CDS encoding 3-hydroxyacyl-CoA dehydrogenase family protein, producing MTAVPAIPHVVGVLGGGRMGAGIAHAFLTNGATVIVVERDHEAAAGAQGRVADAVAKSAARGTLGETPEEAMARFSTSTDYESFIHCGLVVEAVPEDYDLKVTALKAVEDHLSADAFLASNTSSLSVTGLANELRRPANFIGLHFFNPVPASTLIEVVLAKETSPELAQAAKNWTETLGKTAVVVNDAPGFASSRLGVAIALEAMRMVEEGVASAEDIDAAMVLGYKHPTGPLKTTDIVGLDVRLGIAEYLHSTLGDRFAPPQILRDKVARGELGRKTGKGFFDWND from the coding sequence ATGACAGCAGTTCCCGCGATTCCCCACGTTGTTGGAGTCCTTGGCGGTGGCCGGATGGGTGCAGGCATCGCGCACGCGTTCCTGACCAATGGCGCTACCGTGATCGTGGTGGAGCGGGATCATGAGGCAGCCGCCGGAGCGCAGGGCCGGGTAGCTGATGCGGTTGCCAAGTCCGCTGCCCGCGGCACCCTGGGCGAAACCCCTGAAGAAGCCATGGCCCGGTTCAGCACGTCGACGGACTACGAATCCTTCATTCACTGCGGCCTGGTGGTAGAAGCCGTGCCCGAGGATTACGATCTCAAGGTCACCGCCTTGAAAGCGGTGGAAGACCATCTTTCCGCAGACGCATTCCTGGCCTCGAACACGTCGTCGTTGTCCGTCACGGGATTGGCGAATGAACTCCGCAGGCCAGCCAACTTCATCGGCCTGCACTTCTTCAACCCGGTGCCCGCCTCCACCCTCATCGAAGTGGTGCTGGCCAAAGAGACCTCGCCCGAACTCGCCCAAGCGGCGAAGAACTGGACCGAGACACTCGGCAAGACCGCCGTCGTCGTTAATGACGCGCCGGGCTTTGCGTCCTCAAGGCTGGGCGTCGCTATTGCCTTGGAGGCGATGCGCATGGTTGAGGAGGGTGTGGCATCAGCAGAGGACATCGACGCCGCCATGGTCCTGGGGTACAAGCACCCTACCGGGCCGCTCAAGACCACGGACATCGTCGGTCTTGATGTTCGTCTGGGCATCGCGGAGTACCTGCATTCCACACTGGGTGACCGCTTCGCTCCGCCGCAAATCCTGAGGGACAAGGTGGCCCGCGGGGAGCTTGGCCGCAAAACGGGCAAGGGCTTCTTCGACTGGAACGACTGA
- a CDS encoding SGNH/GDSL hydrolase family protein, translating into MATHRARRRRLAFAGGLAALALTLGFTASPATAAPPPPVTYVALGDSYTAGTGAGDLSGPFPPIPCWQSEGGYVDIVDASPRVTLVENAACHGAFLLPVGTSKSVTQQIAELSGGALNSDTDLVSITAGALDAGSLLALQACSMPTTQPCEDTVSGIIANLPVIESGLETTYQAIQQAAPDAVIAVLGYPRLFDPSQGDIVIGGVTVVPVANQIQVNMAIDALNATIAQAVADSQTNAVFIDMTKRFIGHAVNSANPWIVLDLMQPRLDANFHPNDAGHKAYASALLSSVQLTKLAKR; encoded by the coding sequence ATGGCAACTCATCGAGCACGACGCCGGCGCTTGGCTTTTGCAGGCGGACTCGCCGCCCTGGCACTCACCCTGGGATTCACGGCCAGTCCGGCCACCGCCGCACCGCCGCCACCTGTCACGTATGTGGCGCTCGGTGATTCGTACACCGCGGGGACGGGTGCGGGGGATCTTTCGGGCCCCTTCCCGCCTATTCCATGTTGGCAGAGCGAAGGTGGATACGTTGACATCGTAGACGCTTCACCTCGCGTGACGCTGGTTGAAAACGCAGCCTGCCACGGCGCTTTTCTTCTCCCGGTGGGGACTTCGAAATCCGTGACGCAACAGATCGCAGAACTCAGCGGGGGAGCTTTGAACAGTGACACTGATCTGGTCAGTATCACTGCTGGTGCGCTCGACGCTGGCAGTTTGCTCGCTTTGCAGGCCTGCTCTATGCCGACTACACAGCCTTGTGAGGACACCGTTTCCGGGATCATCGCCAATCTTCCTGTGATCGAGTCCGGACTTGAGACCACGTATCAGGCCATCCAACAGGCGGCCCCGGACGCCGTCATCGCTGTTCTTGGTTATCCGCGCCTGTTTGATCCGTCCCAAGGCGACATCGTTATTGGTGGCGTCACAGTGGTGCCGGTCGCGAACCAGATCCAAGTGAACATGGCCATTGATGCCCTCAACGCGACTATTGCCCAGGCGGTCGCCGACAGTCAAACCAACGCAGTGTTCATCGACATGACCAAGCGATTCATCGGGCACGCGGTTAACTCCGCCAATCCGTGGATCGTCCTGGATCTCATGCAGCCGCGTCTGGATGCAAACTTCCATCCGAACGATGCCGGACATAAGGCCTACGCGTCCGCCCTGCTCTCCTCTGTGCAGCTGACGAAACTCGCCAAACGCTAA
- a CDS encoding Rieske 2Fe-2S domain-containing protein: protein MKIPHVVGPVDQIPFGEGRAFGIDGEQVAVFRLRDGSLRAVSAVCPHKGGPLADGTIDQRVVMCPLHQHSFELETGCSTTGAKPLRTYEVFADEGQNIVVIP, encoded by the coding sequence ATGAAGATTCCACACGTTGTAGGGCCGGTGGACCAAATTCCGTTCGGTGAAGGCAGGGCGTTCGGGATCGACGGCGAGCAGGTTGCGGTCTTCCGGCTACGTGATGGGAGCCTGCGTGCTGTCTCTGCGGTATGCCCTCACAAAGGAGGCCCCCTCGCGGACGGAACCATCGATCAGCGTGTGGTGATGTGCCCACTCCACCAGCACTCGTTTGAGCTGGAAACCGGGTGTTCCACCACGGGAGCGAAGCCCCTGCGGACGTACGAAGTTTTCGCAGATGAGGGCCAGAACATCGTCGTCATTCCTTAA
- a CDS encoding pentapeptide repeat-containing protein, whose amino-acid sequence MAAAKVAAPKISPVRLEELRDDDAPDFQRGERYDGIRFTRVSADGEELSGADFIECEFTGVSFNEAQLRGATFRECILAEPYAPVFTAARTSWQDVEISNPRWGSAELYEGTWRSVRIEGGKLDYVNLRGSKLMDVQISDCIINELDLGGCTGTRVSLKNCTIGTLDVTGAKLKDVDLRSSEFRSINGLAGLAGVVIDDYQLSLMAPLLAGHLGIRVV is encoded by the coding sequence ATGGCGGCTGCAAAGGTAGCGGCCCCCAAGATCTCGCCGGTGCGCCTGGAAGAACTGCGCGACGACGACGCCCCGGACTTCCAGCGTGGCGAACGCTATGACGGCATCAGGTTTACCCGCGTTTCCGCCGATGGGGAGGAGCTGAGCGGTGCCGACTTTATCGAGTGTGAGTTCACGGGAGTCTCCTTCAACGAGGCTCAGCTGCGCGGCGCCACGTTCCGGGAGTGCATCCTGGCCGAGCCGTATGCCCCAGTCTTCACAGCCGCCCGGACTTCCTGGCAGGACGTGGAGATCAGCAACCCGCGGTGGGGATCAGCCGAACTCTACGAGGGCACGTGGCGCTCGGTGCGGATCGAGGGCGGCAAGCTGGACTACGTGAACCTGCGGGGTTCAAAGCTGATGGACGTCCAGATTTCAGATTGCATCATCAACGAGCTCGATCTTGGCGGCTGCACCGGGACACGGGTGTCGTTGAAGAACTGCACTATCGGCACCTTGGATGTCACCGGCGCCAAGCTCAAGGACGTGGACCTGCGGAGCTCGGAGTTCCGGAGTATCAACGGATTGGCGGGACTCGCCGGAGTTGTTATCGACGATTACCAGTTGAGTCTCATGGCCCCGTTATTGGCTGGTCATTTGGGCATCCGGGTGGTCTGA
- a CDS encoding SRPBCC family protein produces the protein MDHTTTLTQHINASPEKVWAVLSDIPGSAGTLSGINAIQMLSEGPYGEGTRWKETRTMMGRQETVELWVSEVDPPRSTTVKALQGGADYTTRFNLAGRDAGTDLTLTFGAEVLKPTLVSKVAMALIGKIGMSITRKALSKDLAEIAAKAESL, from the coding sequence ATGGATCACACCACCACCCTGACGCAGCACATCAACGCCAGCCCGGAGAAAGTTTGGGCGGTCCTCTCGGACATTCCAGGCTCGGCCGGCACCCTTTCGGGCATCAACGCAATCCAGATGCTCAGCGAGGGTCCCTATGGGGAAGGCACACGCTGGAAGGAAACACGGACCATGATGGGCAGGCAGGAAACCGTGGAGTTGTGGGTGTCGGAGGTGGATCCACCCCGCAGTACCACGGTCAAAGCACTTCAGGGCGGCGCCGATTACACCACGCGCTTTAACCTGGCAGGGCGCGATGCCGGCACTGACCTTACGCTGACATTCGGCGCCGAGGTCCTCAAGCCCACGCTCGTGAGCAAGGTCGCGATGGCCTTGATCGGGAAGATCGGCATGAGCATCACCCGGAAAGCCCTCAGCAAGGACCTTGCCGAGATCGCTGCAAAGGCGGAATCCCTCTGA
- a CDS encoding acetyl-CoA C-acyltransferase, whose protein sequence is MVEAFLVGGARTPVGRYGGALSSVRPDDLAALVVREAVARAGVDPDSIDEVILGNANGAGEENRNVARMATILAGLPLHIPGITVNRLCASGLSAIIMASQMIKSGAADIVVAGGVESMSRAPWVQEKPTTAFAKPGQIFDTSIGWRFVNPLFTKGELSRDGKMTYSMPETAEEVGRVDNISREDADAFAVRSHELALAAIAGGRFKDEIVPVTVKTRKSETVVDTDEGPREGTTMDVLAGLRPVVPGGSVVTAGNSSSLNDGASAIIVASEAAIKKFGLTPRARIIDGASAGCEPEIMGIGPVPATQKVLARTGLTVDQLGAVELNEAFATQSLASMRRLGLDPGIVNNDGGAISLGHPLGSSGSRLAITLLGRMERELASNNGPKLGLATMCIGVGQGTAMLLEGV, encoded by the coding sequence ATGGTCGAGGCTTTTCTTGTTGGCGGCGCACGGACGCCGGTTGGTCGTTACGGCGGGGCATTGTCCTCCGTCCGTCCTGACGACCTCGCCGCGTTGGTGGTCCGTGAAGCAGTGGCGCGTGCCGGCGTCGATCCTGACTCCATTGATGAGGTAATCCTCGGCAACGCCAACGGCGCTGGAGAGGAGAACCGCAACGTAGCCCGCATGGCGACCATCCTCGCGGGACTTCCCCTCCACATCCCGGGCATCACCGTTAACAGGCTTTGCGCCTCGGGCCTGAGTGCCATCATCATGGCCAGCCAGATGATCAAGTCCGGCGCGGCGGACATCGTAGTGGCAGGTGGCGTCGAATCCATGAGCCGGGCACCCTGGGTCCAGGAGAAGCCCACTACTGCATTCGCCAAGCCGGGCCAGATCTTCGATACGTCCATCGGCTGGCGCTTCGTCAACCCGCTTTTCACCAAGGGCGAGCTCTCCCGTGACGGCAAGATGACCTACTCCATGCCTGAAACGGCCGAGGAAGTGGGCCGCGTGGATAACATCTCCCGCGAGGACGCAGACGCTTTCGCTGTCCGCTCTCACGAGCTCGCGTTGGCGGCCATCGCAGGCGGCCGGTTCAAGGACGAGATCGTTCCGGTCACCGTCAAGACCCGCAAGTCCGAGACCGTGGTGGACACTGATGAAGGTCCGCGCGAGGGCACCACCATGGACGTCCTGGCCGGGCTTCGGCCAGTGGTCCCCGGTGGCTCCGTGGTCACCGCGGGCAACTCCTCCAGCCTCAACGACGGCGCCTCTGCGATCATCGTTGCCTCCGAGGCCGCCATCAAGAAGTTCGGTCTGACGCCTCGCGCCCGCATCATCGATGGCGCTTCGGCGGGCTGTGAGCCGGAAATCATGGGCATCGGTCCTGTTCCGGCAACGCAGAAGGTCCTTGCCCGCACTGGCCTTACCGTGGACCAGCTCGGCGCAGTAGAACTCAACGAAGCTTTTGCCACCCAGTCCCTTGCCAGCATGCGGCGCCTGGGGCTGGACCCGGGAATCGTCAATAACGACGGCGGTGCCATCAGTTTGGGGCACCCGCTGGGTTCCAGCGGATCGCGTCTGGCCATTACCCTTCTGGGCCGCATGGAGCGGGAGCTTGCCAGCAACAATGGACCGAAGCTTGGCCTTGCCACGATGTGCATCGGCGTGGGCCAAGGCACGGCAATGCTGCTGGAAGGCGTGTAA